From the genome of Sphingobacterium kitahiroshimense, one region includes:
- the ffh gene encoding signal recognition particle protein — MFQNLQDKLDRAFKVLKGQGSITEINVAETMKEIRKALLDADVNYKTAKTFTDDVKQKALGENVLTSISPGQLLTKIMNDELTALMGGSVTELEASKNPTVILIAGLNGAGKTTFSGKLALYLKDKKGKKPLLVAGDVYRPAAIDQLEVLAGQVGVPVYVDRNSTDPIAIAKAGVEEAKRSGHNVVIIDTAGRLAIDEPLMVEITAVKEATQPHEILFVVDSMTGQDAVNTAKTFNDRLDFTGVVLTKLDGDTRGGAALSIKSVVNKPIKFIGTGEKMDALDVFYPDRMASRILGMGDVVSLVERAQQQFDEKEAAELQKKIRKNKFDFNDFKSQIQQIKKMGNMKDLMGMIPGVGKAMKDIEVDDNAFKPIEAIIDSMTPFERENPDAIDQKRRSRIAKGSGTDINEVNKLMKQFGDMRKVMKQMSNPAMAAKLMKSMPKMPGK; from the coding sequence ATGTTTCAGAACTTACAGGATAAATTAGATAGAGCCTTTAAGGTTTTAAAAGGCCAAGGCAGTATTACCGAGATCAACGTTGCAGAAACGATGAAAGAAATTCGTAAGGCATTATTAGATGCCGATGTGAATTATAAAACTGCAAAGACATTTACAGATGATGTTAAACAAAAAGCGTTAGGTGAAAATGTATTAACAAGTATCTCACCCGGCCAATTGTTGACCAAAATCATGAATGATGAGTTGACAGCGTTAATGGGAGGCTCTGTTACTGAATTAGAAGCTTCTAAAAATCCGACTGTTATATTAATCGCCGGATTAAATGGTGCTGGTAAAACAACATTCTCAGGGAAATTAGCTTTATACTTAAAAGATAAAAAAGGTAAAAAGCCTTTATTAGTAGCTGGTGATGTGTATCGTCCTGCGGCAATTGACCAATTGGAAGTATTGGCAGGACAAGTAGGTGTTCCGGTTTATGTAGACCGTAATTCTACAGATCCAATCGCTATTGCAAAAGCAGGAGTAGAGGAGGCAAAAAGAAGTGGACATAATGTAGTGATCATTGATACTGCAGGTCGTTTGGCTATTGATGAGCCTTTAATGGTGGAGATTACTGCCGTAAAAGAAGCTACTCAACCGCATGAAATTCTCTTTGTTGTAGATTCGATGACTGGTCAAGATGCTGTGAATACAGCTAAAACATTCAATGACCGTTTGGATTTTACAGGTGTAGTATTAACAAAACTAGATGGGGATACTCGTGGTGGTGCCGCATTATCAATTAAATCTGTTGTAAACAAACCAATCAAATTTATCGGTACAGGCGAGAAGATGGATGCATTAGATGTGTTTTATCCGGATCGTATGGCTTCCCGTATTTTGGGTATGGGTGACGTTGTCTCTTTAGTAGAAAGAGCACAACAACAATTTGATGAAAAAGAAGCCGCAGAGCTTCAAAAGAAAATTCGCAAAAATAAATTTGACTTCAACGATTTTAAATCGCAGATTCAGCAAATCAAAAAAATGGGTAACATGAAAGATTTGATGGGTATGATTCCTGGAGTCGGTAAAGCGATGAAAGATATTGAAGTAGATGATAATGCATTCAAGCCAATTGAAGCAATTATTGATTCAATGACTCCATTTGAAAGAGAAAATCCAGATGCGATCGATCAAAAAAGACGTTCTCGTATTGCCAAAGGTTCAGGTACGGATATCAATGAAGTGAATAAGTTAATGAAGCAGTTTGGCGATATGCGAAAAGTGATGAAACAGATGTCAAACCCGGCAATGGCAGCGAAATTAATGAAAAGCATGCCTAAAATGCCAGGGAAATAA
- a CDS encoding HesB/IscA family protein: protein MSTETITEKAPLTLTEGAIKELKKLKDQQEISDDFGLRIGVEGGGCSGMSYILGFDQKKDGDSEYSISGIRVFMNKAHGLYLAGMEVDFRNGLDARGFTFNNPNASSTCGCGSSFSA, encoded by the coding sequence ATGAGTACAGAGACTATAACAGAAAAAGCTCCCTTGACATTAACTGAAGGAGCGATAAAGGAACTAAAAAAACTGAAGGATCAACAAGAAATTTCAGATGATTTTGGATTACGTATTGGTGTTGAAGGTGGCGGTTGTTCTGGGATGAGCTATATTTTAGGATTCGACCAGAAAAAAGATGGTGATAGCGAATACAGTATTTCGGGAATTAGGGTATTTATGAACAAAGCACATGGTTTATATTTAGCTGGGATGGAAGTTGATTTTAGAAACGGTTTAGATGCACGTGGTTTTACCTTCAACAATCCAAATGCTTCCAGCACTTGTGGTTGCGGAAGTTCTTTCTCTGCATAA
- a CDS encoding sugar phosphate isomerase/epimerase family protein: MNNSRRQFIKKAGLGLSAAYFLPQLLSCESKKPGIDSPFANIGVQLYSIRDLMTANPTDSLQQVSKIGYKHVETYGIDTVAKSFWGLDYKSLKKVLDDNGLKSHSGHYDMSKYFSRNHQDKEDLNIYFDAAKELGQEYVIAPVSPMFDISALKKDDFLYIAEQLNKAGEAAKKHGLKVAFHNHFWEFRDLGNGTKGEEVLLAFTEPDLVDFELDLYWAEKAGINPVSLFEKFPNRFKLWHIKDMDKAFTKTIVGPEFDKLDFGAISKEVKYTEVGTGHIDFIAIAQAKAKAGLKYAFVEQDDIYLPNKFESLKKSYDYVEQHLAKI, from the coding sequence ATGAATAATTCACGCCGTCAATTTATCAAAAAAGCTGGTCTTGGACTTTCTGCAGCATATTTCCTACCACAGCTCCTTTCTTGTGAAAGTAAGAAACCAGGTATTGATTCACCTTTTGCTAATATAGGTGTACAACTATATTCGATTCGAGATCTGATGACTGCAAACCCGACCGATTCTTTACAGCAGGTTTCTAAAATAGGTTATAAGCATGTTGAAACATATGGAATAGATACTGTAGCAAAAAGTTTTTGGGGTTTAGATTATAAAAGTTTAAAAAAAGTATTAGACGATAACGGCCTAAAATCGCATAGCGGTCATTACGATATGTCAAAATACTTCAGCCGAAACCATCAAGATAAAGAGGATCTAAATATCTATTTTGATGCGGCAAAAGAGTTAGGACAAGAATATGTTATCGCTCCTGTCTCTCCAATGTTTGATATTTCTGCCTTAAAGAAGGATGATTTTCTTTACATAGCTGAACAGCTAAATAAAGCGGGTGAAGCCGCTAAGAAACATGGTTTAAAGGTTGCTTTCCATAATCATTTCTGGGAATTTAGAGATTTAGGAAATGGCACCAAAGGGGAAGAAGTATTGTTGGCTTTTACAGAGCCCGACCTTGTTGATTTTGAACTTGATTTATACTGGGCAGAAAAGGCAGGAATTAACCCTGTCAGTTTATTTGAAAAATTTCCGAACCGATTCAAACTATGGCATATCAAGGATATGGATAAAGCATTTACAAAAACTATTGTTGGACCTGAATTTGACAAATTAGACTTTGGCGCAATTTCAAAAGAGGTAAAATATACAGAAGTTGGAACTGGCCATATTGATTTTATTGCTATCGCACAGGCAAAAGCAAAAGCTGGTTTAAAATATGCTTTTGTTGAACAAGATGATATCTATCTACCTAATAAATTTGAGAGCTTAAAGAAAAGCTACGATTACGTAGAACAGCATTTAGCTAAAATATAA
- the glyA gene encoding serine hydroxymethyltransferase — translation MERDQAIFNLIADELKRQEEGIELIASENFVSKQVMEAAGSVLTNKYAEGLPGKRYYGGCEVVDEIETIAINRAKQLFGAEWVNVQPHSGAQANAAVFLATIKPGDKILGLDLSHGGHLTHGSPANLSGKIYQPLFYGVKEDTGLIDYEQLEETALREKPKMIICGASAYSRDWDYARIRKVADEIGALVLADISHPAGLIARGLLNDPLPHCHIVTTTTHKTLRGPRGGMIMVGKDFENTWGAKTPKGETRTITQLLDLAVFPGTQGGPLEHTIAAKAIAYGEALSDEYMEYIVQVKKNAAALAQFFVERDYKIISGGTDNHLMLVDLRNKDISGKEAEAVLGKAGITTNKNMVPFDSRSPFVTSGVRFGTAAITTRGIKETEIVQIGELIDAAIVNASNESELAKIHAKVKEMMAGFPLYK, via the coding sequence ATGGAAAGAGATCAAGCCATTTTCAATTTGATAGCTGATGAGCTGAAACGCCAAGAGGAGGGTATCGAATTAATCGCATCAGAAAACTTCGTTTCAAAACAAGTTATGGAAGCTGCAGGTTCAGTTTTGACAAATAAATATGCTGAAGGCTTACCGGGAAAACGTTACTATGGAGGTTGTGAGGTAGTCGATGAAATTGAGACTATTGCCATCAACCGTGCTAAGCAATTATTCGGTGCAGAATGGGTAAACGTACAACCACATTCAGGAGCACAGGCCAACGCAGCAGTTTTTTTAGCAACAATTAAACCAGGTGATAAAATACTAGGTCTTGATTTATCGCATGGTGGTCACTTAACACACGGTTCTCCAGCAAATCTTTCAGGTAAAATTTACCAACCTTTGTTTTATGGTGTAAAAGAAGATACAGGACTAATTGACTATGAACAATTAGAAGAAACAGCACTTCGTGAAAAACCAAAAATGATTATTTGTGGTGCTTCTGCTTATTCTCGTGATTGGGATTATGCGCGTATCCGTAAAGTTGCTGATGAAATTGGAGCTTTGGTTTTAGCGGATATTTCTCACCCAGCAGGACTTATCGCAAGAGGATTGTTGAATGATCCACTTCCACATTGTCATATCGTAACAACTACTACCCATAAAACACTTCGTGGGCCACGTGGCGGTATGATCATGGTAGGTAAAGATTTCGAAAACACTTGGGGTGCAAAAACACCAAAAGGAGAAACAAGAACTATTACACAGTTGTTAGATTTAGCAGTATTCCCAGGTACACAAGGTGGACCTTTGGAGCATACTATCGCTGCTAAAGCTATTGCTTACGGTGAAGCTCTTTCTGACGAATATATGGAGTATATTGTTCAAGTAAAGAAAAACGCAGCGGCTTTAGCACAGTTCTTCGTAGAAAGAGATTACAAAATTATTTCTGGCGGTACAGACAATCATTTAATGTTGGTTGACTTACGTAATAAAGATATTTCTGGTAAAGAAGCAGAGGCAGTTTTAGGAAAAGCGGGTATCACAACTAACAAAAATATGGTTCCTTTTGATTCTCGTTCTCCTTTTGTTACTTCAGGTGTTCGTTTTGGTACAGCAGCCATTACAACTCGCGGTATCAAGGAAACAGAGATTGTACAAATCGGTGAATTAATTGATGCAGCTATCGTAAATGCATCAAACGAATCAGAACTTGCTAAAATCCACGCTAAGGTAAAAGAGATGATGGCAGGTTTCCCTCTTTATAAATAA
- a CDS encoding zinc metallopeptidase, giving the protein MYWILFIGIMVISLIVQTRFKNKFKKYSEIPLTSGLTGAEIAQKMLHDNGIYDVKVVSIPDRLGDHYNPADKTVNLSPEVYSGRSIAAAAVSAHECGHAVQHATAYKWLGFRSAMVPMVSFASKLTSWVLMLGVILMAFSQNYIVLAIGVAALAITTIFSFVTLPVEFDASNRAKAWLSNNGVTYSSTEDEGVKDALKWAAMTYVVAALSALVTLLYYASLLFGRRD; this is encoded by the coding sequence ATGTATTGGATTTTATTTATAGGGATCATGGTTATAAGCCTGATCGTTCAAACCCGATTTAAAAATAAGTTTAAAAAATATTCTGAAATTCCTTTAACGAGTGGATTGACAGGGGCAGAGATTGCACAAAAAATGCTTCATGATAATGGTATTTATGATGTGAAGGTCGTTTCGATCCCTGATCGTTTAGGTGACCACTATAATCCAGCAGATAAAACAGTAAATCTAAGCCCTGAAGTTTACAGTGGAAGAAGTATTGCCGCAGCGGCAGTTTCTGCTCACGAATGTGGTCATGCTGTGCAACATGCTACGGCATATAAATGGTTAGGATTTAGATCTGCCATGGTACCCATGGTGAGCTTCGCTTCAAAATTGACATCTTGGGTTTTGATGTTGGGTGTTATATTGATGGCCTTTTCACAGAACTATATTGTTCTAGCAATAGGAGTTGCAGCATTAGCAATTACAACAATTTTTAGTTTCGTGACGCTTCCGGTAGAATTTGATGCATCAAATCGCGCGAAAGCCTGGTTAAGCAATAATGGTGTTACTTACAGTTCGACAGAAGATGAAGGTGTGAAAGATGCATTAAAATGGGCTGCAATGACATATGTAGTAGCAGCATTAAGTGCTTTGGTTACCCTATTATATTATGCTTCCCTACTATTCGGAAGAAGAGATTAA
- a CDS encoding RNA polymerase sigma factor, with protein MSILNKKTDQELIHIYLDGKETALAALLERYKSKIYTSIYMKVKDEYLAEDIFQETFIKVINTLKGGKYNDEGKFLPWVMRIAHNMIIDHFRKEKRAPSIVNTEGFDIFDVLDFSDENVESKMLREQRDIDLKKMIQKLPDDQKEVLIMRHFCDMSFKDIADITEVSINTALGRMRYALANLRKMIEGQSLMLQIG; from the coding sequence ATGAGTATTTTAAATAAAAAGACGGATCAAGAATTAATCCATATATATTTAGATGGTAAAGAAACAGCGTTAGCAGCTTTGTTAGAACGTTATAAATCAAAAATATACACATCCATTTATATGAAAGTAAAAGATGAATATCTTGCAGAAGATATTTTTCAGGAAACTTTTATAAAAGTAATCAATACATTAAAAGGAGGGAAATATAATGACGAGGGTAAATTCTTGCCCTGGGTTATGCGCATTGCCCATAATATGATTATCGATCATTTTAGAAAAGAGAAAAGAGCTCCGAGTATTGTCAATACAGAAGGTTTTGATATTTTCGATGTATTGGATTTCAGTGATGAAAATGTGGAATCAAAAATGTTAAGAGAACAGCGTGATATCGATTTGAAGAAAATGATTCAAAAACTTCCTGATGATCAAAAAGAGGTATTGATTATGAGACATTTTTGCGATATGAGCTTTAAAGATATAGCTGATATCACTGAAGTGAGTATCAATACTGCATTGGGACGTATGCGGTATGCATTAGCCAACCTTCGTAAGATGATCGAAGGCCAAAGTCTGATGTTGCAGATCGGTTAG
- the purE gene encoding 5-(carboxyamino)imidazole ribonucleotide mutase: MSTLNQVLVGIIMGSKSDLPVMQDAVDVLKTLGVPFEVTIVSAHRTPQRMFDYAQDAAKRGLKVIIAGAGGAAHLPGMVASITHLPVIGVPVKSSNSIDGWDSVLSILQMPNGIPVATVALNAAKNAGILAAQIIGTQDKEIEKNIIAFKTELAAKVIETAEEVEKMTF, translated from the coding sequence ATGTCAACATTGAACCAGGTTTTAGTTGGAATTATTATGGGAAGTAAATCAGACTTACCTGTAATGCAAGATGCAGTAGATGTATTAAAAACATTGGGAGTTCCTTTCGAAGTAACGATTGTTTCCGCACATCGTACGCCGCAACGAATGTTTGATTATGCGCAAGATGCGGCGAAAAGAGGTTTGAAAGTTATTATTGCAGGTGCAGGTGGAGCAGCACATTTACCAGGTATGGTAGCATCAATTACGCATCTGCCTGTTATCGGAGTTCCGGTAAAGTCATCTAATTCAATTGATGGATGGGATTCGGTATTATCGATCTTACAGATGCCAAATGGTATTCCTGTAGCGACAGTGGCATTGAATGCAGCGAAAAATGCAGGTATCCTTGCCGCGCAGATAATAGGAACACAAGATAAAGAAATCGAAAAAAATATCATCGCTTTTAAAACTGAATTAGCTGCAAAAGTGATTGAAACAGCTGAAGAAGTTGAAAAAATGACTTTTTAA
- a CDS encoding NADH-quinone oxidoreductase subunit B produces the protein MSLESQIQNNGVIVAKLDDLLNWARLSSMWPISFGIACCAIEMMGAMAANYDLDRLGVFPRPSPRQSDVMIIAGTVTFKMADRIRKLYEQMPEPKYVISMGSCSNCGGPYWQHGYHVVKGVDRVIPVDVYVQGCPPRPEALIGAFLELQKKIEKESLLGEQLFNQKA, from the coding sequence ATGAGTTTAGAAAGTCAAATACAGAATAATGGTGTTATTGTAGCCAAATTGGACGATCTCCTGAATTGGGCAAGACTATCATCGATGTGGCCGATTAGTTTTGGTATAGCCTGCTGTGCCATCGAGATGATGGGAGCCATGGCTGCCAATTATGATCTCGATCGATTAGGGGTTTTTCCTCGTCCTTCACCTAGACAGTCGGATGTGATGATTATAGCAGGGACGGTAACCTTTAAAATGGCCGATCGTATTCGGAAGCTATATGAACAGATGCCAGAACCAAAATATGTGATTTCGATGGGATCATGTTCAAATTGTGGAGGGCCATATTGGCAACATGGATATCATGTTGTAAAGGGAGTTGATCGCGTTATACCGGTGGATGTATATGTGCAAGGCTGTCCTCCGAGACCAGAAGCATTGATTGGCGCATTTTTAGAACTACAAAAGAAAATTGAAAAAGAAAGTTTATTGGGAGAACAGTTGTTTAACCAAAAAGCTTAA
- a CDS encoding NADH-quinone oxidoreductase subunit A: MDDPGQLSEYGKILIIILVGIFLVAMTIMAGRMLSVNKPTPQKLSTYECGEDAVGSSWVQFNPRFYVIALIFLLFDVELIFIFPWATVFGQAEYIAADGRWGWFTLIEMALFVGILIIGLIFVWVKGDLEWVKPIHQRPKVNVSIPSNAYDGLNQATYPLRAYTAQLDDKTTAEKANEETPVAAKIAFKPRFKKPGATS, encoded by the coding sequence ATGGATGACCCCGGGCAATTATCGGAATACGGAAAGATACTTATCATAATTTTGGTAGGCATATTTTTAGTTGCGATGACCATTATGGCAGGAAGAATGCTTTCTGTAAATAAACCTACTCCTCAAAAATTAAGTACTTATGAATGTGGTGAAGACGCAGTAGGCTCTTCTTGGGTTCAATTTAACCCAAGATTTTATGTTATTGCACTTATATTTTTACTTTTTGATGTAGAGCTCATTTTCATATTTCCTTGGGCTACTGTATTTGGGCAGGCCGAATACATTGCCGCCGATGGAAGATGGGGTTGGTTTACTCTGATTGAAATGGCATTATTTGTAGGTATACTTATTATAGGGTTGATTTTTGTGTGGGTAAAGGGCGATCTCGAGTGGGTAAAGCCGATACATCAACGACCAAAGGTCAATGTAAGTATTCCAAGTAATGCTTATGATGGTCTTAATCAAGCAACTTATCCCTTAAGGGCGTATACAGCGCAGTTAGACGATAAAACAACTGCAGAAAAAGCTAATGAAGAAACGCCTGTAGCCGCAAAAATAGCTTTTAAACCCAGATTCAAAAAACCAGGAGCAACATCATGA
- a CDS encoding 5-(carboxyamino)imidazole ribonucleotide synthase produces the protein MGKDFYGDLQLGVLGGGQLGRMLIQEAINYNVNVHILDPDKNAPCRKLCNRFECGSLSDFETVYNFGKDLDMITIEIEKVNVDALEKLEEEGVLVYPQSRIIRLIQDKGLQKQFFKQNDIPTSAFQLISTKENLKNTNLTIPYIQKLRKDGYDGKGVKKINTVDDLETAFDEPSLIEEWVDFEKEIAVIVARNDDGDVATFPMVEMEFNPEANLVEFLIAPSTYGFDIQQRAEELAKKIANDLQIVGLLAVEMFLTKDGEILVNELAPRTHNSGHQTIEGNYVSQFAQHLRAIFNLPLGDTRCRSNAVMINLLGEEGYEGLAKYEGVEEILAMEGVYVHLYGKKFTKPFRKMGHVCIINDDRELAISNARKVQEILKVKA, from the coding sequence ATGGGAAAAGATTTTTATGGTGATTTGCAATTAGGTGTTCTTGGCGGTGGTCAATTGGGCCGTATGTTGATTCAAGAGGCCATTAATTATAACGTTAATGTTCACATTCTTGATCCAGATAAGAATGCTCCTTGCCGTAAATTATGCAATCGTTTTGAATGTGGCTCTCTGAGCGATTTTGAAACTGTATACAATTTTGGAAAAGATCTTGATATGATTACCATTGAGATCGAAAAGGTAAATGTGGACGCCTTAGAAAAATTGGAAGAAGAAGGTGTACTTGTCTATCCACAATCGCGTATCATTCGTCTTATACAAGATAAAGGATTGCAAAAGCAGTTTTTTAAACAAAATGATATTCCAACTTCGGCATTTCAGCTGATCTCTACCAAAGAGAATCTTAAAAATACAAATTTGACTATTCCTTATATTCAAAAACTACGTAAAGATGGTTATGATGGTAAGGGAGTGAAGAAGATAAACACAGTTGATGATTTAGAAACTGCTTTTGATGAACCCTCTTTAATTGAAGAATGGGTTGATTTCGAAAAAGAAATAGCTGTTATAGTCGCACGAAATGATGATGGTGATGTTGCAACTTTTCCAATGGTAGAAATGGAGTTTAATCCCGAAGCTAACCTGGTGGAGTTTTTAATAGCACCTTCAACATATGGTTTCGATATTCAGCAACGAGCAGAAGAATTAGCCAAGAAGATTGCCAATGACTTACAGATTGTCGGGCTTCTAGCTGTTGAGATGTTCTTAACAAAAGACGGTGAGATATTAGTCAATGAACTTGCGCCACGTACACATAATAGTGGTCATCAAACGATAGAAGGGAACTATGTTTCTCAATTTGCACAACATTTGAGAGCGATCTTTAATTTGCCATTAGGCGATACACGTTGCCGTTCTAATGCAGTGATGATAAATCTTCTTGGTGAAGAAGGTTATGAAGGATTAGCTAAATACGAGGGTGTAGAAGAGATTCTGGCTATGGAAGGTGTATATGTACACTTGTATGGCAAAAAATTCACTAAACCTTTCCGTAAGATGGGACACGTGTGTATTATCAATGACGACCGTGAATTAGCCATCAGTAATGCTAGAAAAGTACAAGAAATTTTAAAAGTAAAAGCTTAA